From the Cucumis sativus cultivar 9930 chromosome 5, Cucumber_9930_V3, whole genome shotgun sequence genome, the window tttgagAATTGCTTGGATCCAGTTGGTGTTAGCATTCAACTTGCGTTCATTTCAAAAGGTTGCTGCGACTGCATTGATATCTTGCTTGGAAATCATTCGCCGCGGTCTTTGGAACTTCTTCAGGTGATCTTTTGTCTATTCTATAACTAACGAGTGTTTTAAATGTTCATGTTGCTGCAATAGCTTATCTTGCCCCAAATTGTCTGAAGTCATGGGTGTTAAATTCTTCTATTATCTTAAATCTAAAGGTTTCGTTTGAAATGATTTTCTCAATTCTTAAGTGGAAAAGCACTCAAAAAGTCCGGGGGTCTTGCACAAAGGAAGATCCACAACAGAGCAAcacaatatttttgttttgattttaactTTGAGAGTTTGATTTTCTCTTAACTATTTTGCATATGTGATCAGTTTGGAGAACGAGCATCTGAACAACGTTAACAAGTATCGATCATTTAAGTCGGTTCCACTTCCATTCAGCTACTCTGACGACGATGATGAGAAGGATAAttgaacaaagaaaatgacgtcagaggaaagaaaattaaagctTGTAGACTGACTTCATCTGCTGTAGTCTACTTCTCAACCTGGAGCACAACAAAGCCTCTGTATTATAACTGAAGTTGGAGACTTCATTACATTTCGTTTTCCTCTAACAAACGGTAGAATgggttttcttaaaaattagaagGAACCTTCCAGAAAAGTGTGGgaattatatctttttctttttgagtttATGTGACACACGTGTTAATCAATTTGAGTATTGCTATGACTATGACAGTTATATTATACGAGGTTTTTGCAAGGAGATCAGTGGAtattatacaaatttgttGTGAAACTGCGATGAGGATAATAGCTGTTGAGATGTAGATGTTTTTTAGTAATTGATGAATGATTTGAAGTAGTAGATGCTTAGACCCAGAAGTATAAGATTTTGAGAcagcaattttcttttcaatttcactCCCAAAGAACTCTGATGGTATGCAACCTTCATTTCCTCTTTTGTGGTCTTCACTTGGGCTAGCCAACAATCACTTAAGTCCTACTCCATgtttaaatagaaattaggGATTTTCACTACCGAGGGTCACAAAAGTAAGAGGCTTGTACTTTCCTCTCTTTTGTCACAATGATAGAAAAGAATACTTTCAGAAAAACTATATTCTTTCTTGATAATGTTGGAGAGAATATTGTCGAAAAGCTATCTTTATATATCAAAGACTAATTTGAAGATGTCAAAGTTGCTAAAGtatcaacaaatttgattttctttttaaagatataatgAAACAGGGTAGCATTTgatcaatttttcaattatagtGTTTTTAATAATGATGTCAATCTTTAAATACGCAAGTAATCTATGACTCATTTTTGATTGAtagattaatttttgttatttacatgTTAAAGTATCATCTTATTACttgagttaattaatttatttttttaaaatttaacttgaGAGaagttttaaatgtttaattttagtaacatatatatttatgtaagaATGAGTTCtatgtattttgaaattcttgGTGCTACAATTAAGGATCAAAGTAAGTTCATACATCTTTAGtagagtgaaaaaaaatgatagctTTTCgtatttttataacaaaaattatagtCAAGCCTCATGCTTTGACCATTTTAGCTTCAACAACAAGGAAGACAAAGGAAAGGAAACCTCTTGTTGAGCTTTGATTCATTCCTGAGGGTTTTTGGGGGTTTAAGCCGCCGGCGGTGGGACGACGAACCATTCCGCCACAGGCTACCTAACCACATCGACACTGCCATCTTCGAATCCGATTGCTCCTCCTGCACCGACTAGGATGTCTACTTCGGAGTCCAAACTCCAAGACGCAGAATCTAACGCCGCCGCCACTAAGACCCTGGAAGATCAACCACAATCGGATACCCCAAATTACTCTGAGGAAAAATCTTCCGAGGAAGCAAGTCTGTCAGGAAAGATTTCCGAGAGTGGAGGTGGAGATGAAGGAGGAGAAGAtatagaagaggaagaggagggGGAATGTGGGTTTTGCTTGTTTATGAAAGGCGGTGGATGCAGAGATAGCTTCATTGCGTGGGAGAAGTGTATCGAGGAGGCGGAGAAGAACAAGGAGGATATTGTGGAGAAATGCTTTGAAGTGACTGGAGCATTGAAGAAATGTATGGAAGCTCATCCAGATTATTACGAACCGATTCTGAAGGCGGAGAAAATGGCTGAGGAGGAAGCGATTATAGAATTGGAGAAGGAAACAACTCCAAGTGCTTCCCAGCAAGATACGAATTCCGATGAACAGAAGGCCTCTGTTGGAGGTAAGTGAAGTTGGTTGCTGCTCGTTAGATCTGATTCTTGAAGCGGATAATCATCATTTTGTTGAGAGTTCTTTAGTTTCTAGTCGATCTTTTAACAGGCTGTGGAAGATATCTTCCTTAAACTCTTTGTCTTAGTGCACCTAAAGCTGATTTCTTTATCTGAAAGTATCATAGGAAAGAAGAGATCTTACCTTACATCACTTCtgatttaattcaaatttctgAATAATTGTTCATGCCATTGTTGTTTAGTATCAATTTTCACAATCATATTCCCTAATGTGTCTTTGTCATCTCGATTAAAGCTCCATCTGAATTCCCCCTTTCTGCTATCGTTGGAGACATTGGCAAAAATCATTACTTGTCACTTCATTTATGAACTACGTGTTCTTAATAAGAACTTCACTTGTGAACTGTGTAACACGtgatttttctcccttttAGAAACTTTCTGGTTTGTATGTATGTCAGTTGCATGGTTTAACTTTTCATCTGGACTTTGTGGAGACTAATTTGATGATTTCTTGGTTTCTGTGTGCGGCATGGGAACTAAGCCTTGTAAACTGTTGAAAAGAGGTGTATTTGAAGGCTAACAATGTGTTGTGGTTTAGAATTGTAACTGTATTTTGGTTCTTTCTATTCTTGATGTCTTCCACTTATCTAGAAAGAGGTTGGAGATATACCTCGGGTAAAAGGGTTCAGGCTGTTAGCGTTTTCCATTTTCAGATTAAGCCATTGGTGTGTACCCTCCCTTTGTTGTGAACGGTCCAAAGTTTTTGACAAGAGAAAACCGAATGCTGTTGTAATATGGtgtataatttattatagGATCGATCTGATTATTCTTCTTAGCACTCTTGGAACACTGGTGGGATAGAGCCGTCAGATTTTTAGTAGCTTTTATTGTCTTAGTCATAAATGTCGTgcttatgaattttatttatgtttgaagCTTACAGATCCCCCTTTTCAGGATTTTATAGATCCTTTCCTATAATAGTTTAACTCACGAGTTACAGAAGTGTTTTGTATATTGACCACATATCGGTTAGAGTTTGTTACAAACTTGCATGTGATTATCAAACTGGCATGAAAAGGTACCCTTGGAACTTCAAATGGTATGAccatagaaaaattattgtatcaTTCCAGAATATTGATGGAAAAATACTTCAAACTACTTACGACAACATAACTTGAAGTAAAATCAATGGAAGCTTGAACATGTCCCTTCCTTGTCCTCCTTTAAAGGTAACTGGAGTTTTGGGATTTGAATCTTGGATGTTTAGTTACACAATTTGATCTTTTGCCAATTAGTCTGTCATTCTGAATTATATCAAGAAGAATTATGTTCAATTAGTATAGAACCAGTACTGTTTATTGCATGAATGCCACCCACTTGACATTTACAAGATGACGGTCAGAAATATCTACACTGGTACACGGTCAGCAAGAGGAGCCATTTGAGTGAGATGGATCAGTCAAGTGTAtggttctttttcaaacttttgtgTACAAATTCCTGAGATGTACATGTTGATATTAATCAGATGGTTCATATTAAGCCTGTGTTATTGTCTCAAAAGTTCGATTCACTCACCCTATAAATACACGGAAGTGTGCTACATTAGGAGTTTGCTTTGATGCATTGCAAActaatggtttttcttttcagatGTAAACTAAAGCTAGGTGCTATACACTTTAGGTCCATCTTATGCTACGTTTAAGGATATTTTGAGATGAATGGTGAGATGAGGTTCTTTAGCTACTCAATTGAACACTTCGAGTTGGTTGTAGCATGCATGTTTGTGCTTGTGTGAGTTGGTTATCATTTTAGCTGCGGAGCACAAAACCCacatgttttttcttcctttcgaAAAGGattcaaaacttttcattataatgtaaatataCCGAACCTCAAGGATGCTAAGAGAGATTAcaaaaagatacaaaagtgcaacatacaaagaaaaatattaaataacttaTCGGCAGGGCAAAGCTAATAATCGAAAGCCAAAGCTTAATGATGTTCTAGGAACATTCGAACAACCATAAATATCTTGAATTGAGACTACATCAAAGGACTTGGAAAGATGACACCAAGAAGAAGCCTCAACGAGCCGAATCAAACCAAGCAAGAGAACATTGGGAAGAGTTCTTCAAAGTGTGGTGGTTCCTTTAGGCTCAAAGTTCAGAAAGTAACGCCTTTACAGCATTCATCCATGCTGATGTTCATTTTACTCTTTAGGGTTCTCATGTGTGCATAAACATAGTATTGTTGAGTCCCAGAGAACATAGCCTCTACTAATGTAAAGACCGATCACTCTTCAGCCTTGGTACGGGCAAAAGTGCTAGTAGCATCTCTTTATTCcaacttcctttcttttatataattactgcaatttgtgtttgaatctTTTCCATATTCTTTCTAGAATGAATAGGACTGTCTACCAGAGTTCTCCCTTGTAGTAGTATAGACAGCTTGATAAAGGAATCGTGAGAGGGCCAAAGATATTGCAATGGTGTGTTATTGAATATATACggtaaaaaaattgttaacattTATTGACAAGTAAACTGTATGTGTTGAAAGAATactatatgaaatttttttaatcatctttgtcatcatcttcatcataGTTGAAAGGTAGCGGTACAGATTTGAATGCACGATACTTCCCAACATTGTTCAGATGCTCATTCTCCAACCTAAACCAAAAGGGTAAGTAGATAAGTCAATAAACCATTTAAGATTTTAGAAAGACTTGCAGGCAGATTGAGGAAAAACCCCTAAAGAACTGAACTTTCAAAGTTATACCTGAAGAAATTCCATATGCCACGACGAATGATCTCGAGGCTGGCCACTATTGTAATCAAACCTTGGGTATGCAGGAAGGAGAATTGAAAATCCAACACAGTTTGCAGCCAAGCAAACCTCAGTAACACATTCAAGACCTGCATTTGATTAACACGAACTTTGTTCAGATTACTATAATATGGTGATCTAACTTGCCTTTTGCAGTGAATATCCTTATGAGAAACTAACCATTGCAACATAGTATACACTATTGTGACCAACAAGTAGCTTGTCTCTCAACCATCGGTTCTTCGAGTGGCGCTGCAGAAGGCCCCAGTCAATGGCGATGTCCCAATACGTGCATATAATGGCAGCAAGGGCCGAGAAAATTGCGGCTAGCACTTTCCAGGCTATTACTCCTCTGTTCAGACTGTAAGCTGTCCTTAAGCACACAGCTACAATTGTCAAGAAGTACTTGATTCCATTATATCCCTGCATTGCGTCTTTCTCCTCATACAATCTCCTGAGACACTGCATGAATGAGAACCCAACAAAAGTTTGCTTTAGTGAAAtaactttttaccattttgaaTAGAACTCAAAAGGTGGGTGATAGGAAGATTCAAACCTGAAGGAGACGTGACGAATATGGAATAACAGCTATGATAAAGCTGAAAGTGTTGAACACAGTGTTAGTTCCACAAGTATTCTGTCTATGCTTATAGTCTCCCCAACCGTAATAGCAAATGTAGAATTCCAAGCTACGAAGTGCTTGCACCTGAACcgatttgaaataattgttTGAGGATCCAAGTTACAGGTAAATTCTTGAACTGAAGAAGCATGCGgcatatagaagaaaaaaccctTTATGTAACTAACCTGGCTGGTTAACTGATCTGCTAAGAAGAAATCGGGAAAGATAACCTGTCGAAGAAGAAAGTATCCAAAATTAGAGGATAGTTCAATAACTTCCCTATAGGTCGAAGGTATAAATCTATCTTGTTTTGCATACCGTGTAGAGAGGAGCACATATACAGTGGTACAAAGTTCTTATACAGAAGAAGCGACTAGAGCGATATAAGATGTTGAGTGGACATAAGAAGACTACAATCACAACCTGCAAGCAAggaaatatagaaaaattttagcCACAAGTTAATGGCTTTATGGGAAAATGAGAGTTTTTTGTGAGATCAATCTTACAAGGAGCAAAACCAAAGGCAGAAGTTCAGTCACTGCTTGATATGACTGGGTAACAGAGTCCATCTCCATGTCAAGATTAGAAAGAACACAAGCTAAAGCAAGAGTTGCCAAAGCAAAACTGGGAAGAAGAACCTCTCGATAGGCCAATTCAGTGCCTTGTTTGAAACCAAATATGAAGGAATAATTCACTTGGTATCGCCTCCAAAAGTATATGTTTGCTGCATACATTAGTAAGTGCAAGACAACAAATCCGAACAAGCTGCATTAAACAAACAGAGGACtgaattaaaatactaatcTTTTTCAGTTATTGTTCACGCCC encodes:
- the LOC105435574 gene encoding uncharacterized protein LOC105435574, whose translation is MSTSESKLQDAESNAAATKTLEDQPQSDTPNYSEEKSSEEASLSGKISESGGGDEGGEDIEEEEEGECGFCLFMKGGGCRDSFIAWEKCIEEAEKNKEDIVEKCFEVTGALKKCMEAHPDYYEPILKAEKMAEEEAIIELEKETTPSASQQDTNSDEQKASVGGK
- the LOC101215812 gene encoding phosphate transporter PHO1 homolog 3 isoform X2; its protein translation is MDSIEEGSSHNERSSHKPNNESSKDEDEDENEDEKKKSKGGEDNSEGKSRKMMANRPPPLELLDRVTMNTTTETPRSTIKGLLNFPKNSELQFNKENLNKIENQLKKAFVVFYHKLRLLKSFSFLNTLAFSKIMKKYDKITSRDAGKSYMKMVDSSYLGSSDEVSKLMERVEAAFIKHFCNANRTKGMNILRPKAKKERHRTTFSVGFFAGCAIALVVALIFITRARHIINKEGSTQYMETMFPLYSLFGFVVLHLLMYAANIYFWRRYQVNYSFIFGFKQGTELAYREVLLPSFALATLALACVLSNLDMEMDSVTQSYQAVTELLPLVLLLVVIVVFLCPLNILYRSSRFFCIRTLYHCICAPLYTVIFPDFFLADQLTSQVQALRSLEFYICYYGWGDYKHRQNTCGTNTVFNTFSFIIAVIPYSSRLLQCLRRLYEEKDAMQGYNGIKYFLTIVAVCLRTAYSLNRGVIAWKVLAAIFSALAAIICTYWDIAIDWGLLQRHSKNRWLRDKLLVGHNSVYYVAMVLNVLLRFAWLQTVLDFQFSFLHTQGLITIVASLEIIRRGIWNFFRLENEHLNNVGKYRAFKSVPLPFNYDEDDDKDD